One region of Bactrocera neohumeralis isolate Rockhampton chromosome 5, APGP_CSIRO_Bneo_wtdbg2-racon-allhic-juicebox.fasta_v2, whole genome shotgun sequence genomic DNA includes:
- the LOC126760557 gene encoding putative vitellogenin receptor isoform X2: protein MAKAFHLPLQNVRKKLQPSAAAPNCAVIVVVVILIFMPPFFARVSAFQHCDADHFECRDGSCILQEKMCDGRHDCPDNSDEMNCEKKMCRKPDWFQCAKPNGPCLSSELICNGIENCPGGEDELECVSSSSFWGSAGGKGMSKSGDIGTGGWYTKRNCSAYEYTCRTDKTCIPLDFMCDGKSDCHDRSDEEDGCERARKSCEGFFCDNKKCLESKKWICDGVDDCGDGSDERKCGVNCTLEQGSFLCRDNSSCLTIDAACNGKADCADGSDESPLCSSTSNNCSTKTCPPAAICKMLPEQGAQCICPKGYRMSMLENACRDIDECLEIYGLCSQGCQNTRGSYRCTCDVGYVLKADNHTCEAYGGDPLLLYTTQMAVMGVHLRDKLVYAVAKNLTKVIGVSFDGQNIYWTNIQNEAESIVKANADGTNQDILLTAGLDAPEDLAVDWLTDNIYFSDNTMRHIAVCTNDGLYCAALVTVDVHQPRGIALWPQRGQMFWTDWGLKPMIARASMDGSNSLPLVTENIHWPNGIALDMHNNRIYWVDAKLATIESTRSDGTDRRRILDNIMKHPYGLAVFEDNIYWSDWGTKSVHKCNKFTGKGHQVVTKDRTIYAVHIYHSAKQPKTDHACMRLQCSHLCLLAENESATCACPDGMQLGADRSRCVKIHRKQRLFIGVMNSLLEMEHTKFGRHTILQTHQLPLYISEMAYNNIDEKIIIADNVHRTIYQFDLLTNAISVLIKENIGNITSIDFDHLSHNVYWADAERHVVEVYSLQTHQRAIVSFFAGMQVPIALAVIPEEGVMFVALRTRRYVHIDQLPLDGRGPHTHAFEDELGDDDFRFTTDSETKRLYWSDSELGRISYTDYRSLHDITFRTLLKRPYSLALVEDDLFWTELRSSAIHWTSKNKMGTLKRIEIKVTQPAYTHVLPTRIPLLASRSASTLDHPCQHNNGGCSHVCVTVTKSVSACLCPAGLVFRDMTNTSCIEALDCEFRCHSGECLTQSRRCNGRKDCPDGSDELGCDAGSTKYRKVVCSIGDFACHDGTQCISMKSRCDGSKNCRDGSDETHCEKFDKDKRCHEHQHACDNGNCVDQSVMCDGFDDCGDRSDELNCKSNPTQTTGDLPGCPANMFQCNSGTCIAQSWECDGKLDCTDASDEHEKCGIKECPADMHKCMLGQCIDRRLVCDGHNDCGDYSDELNCDFVTGKQRNLTCGTPNHPMYQCPSDMSICLELSSRCNGTAECPRGEDEAKCGVVCSIYEFQCKSNDECIRMEFRCDRDKDCADGSDEMNCEHYKNTTTGFGTMMSKMNERACGPNMFDCRDGQCVEMSRVCNDFEDCDSGADEGPLCDTACSAVSNRPICSHKCRPTPMGAVCSCYPGYRLDTDQRTCLDINECEDGEPCAQLCENTLGSYHCKCYPDFMLRPDKTTCKSIESESSLMFSTYNEVRSMTEQPITLRVAWAVNDSKIAGFDLNVDKRVAYFTTDVEDVLYKVDMEKGMVMGGLYVPTPTKVAVDWVTDNVYVITRSSQYGIKVCSFSAKMCGLIAQANPRETIRALTVDALSRRLFYVTVRAQTFSAPTSVLTMSHLDGKQIVTLLLKSGSYITALACDPYKRQLYFVDMHTKTLQALDYKTGSKHMPRTIIQKGNVIMHPSGLTVYENQAYIVNIGSKEAVHCQLFGVYDCKAFNLNILNAEDVVVDGATRQPHATNPCNMAKCHGLCVQADYGYECMCGDNIVSEHVRCAKEYTNEIVSGALLNWSPHDEEHTSSAHTAVTIILVLLLLAMLCAGFGIHYLHSPAAVENLQAAGNSKAASAAQPPLLRETSARMEGTRSGNMFRRFIDFCAKAGTVHHRVRRYFSKRQRQPPKQKGWRQLNERPASKWSENLFMPPLARSEFNMVMMMPQRTLSPR, encoded by the exons at GGCAAAAGCCTTTCATTTACCGTTACAAAATGTGCGCAAGAAGCTACAACCCAGCGCCGCAGCGCCCAACTGCGCcgtcattgttgttgtcgtcatATTAATATTCATGCCGCCATTTTTCGCGCGTGTCTCAGCCTTCCAACACTGCGACGCCGATCACTTCGAGTGCCGCGACGGAAGTTGCATCTTACAGGAGAAGATGTGTGATGGACGTCATGATTGTCCGGACAACTCGGACGAAATGAACTGCG AAAAGAAGATGTGCCGCAAGCCGGATTGGTTTCAGTGCGCCAAACCCAATGGACCCTGCTTGTCGTCGGAACTGATTTGTAACGGCATTGAGAATTGTCCCGGCGGCGAAGATGAATTGGAATGCGTTAGCTCTTCCAGCTTCTGGGGCAGCGCCGGTGGCAAGGGCATGTCGAAGAGCGGTGATATTGGCACAGGCGGTTGGTATACGAAACGGAACTGCAGCGCCTACGAATACACATGTCGCACGGACAAAACTTGCATACCGCTGGATTTTATGTGTGACGGCAAGAGCGACTGTCACGATCGTTCCGATGAGGAGGATGGCTGTGAGCGCGCCAGAAAAAGTTGTGAAGGCTTCTTTTGTGACAATAAGAAATGTTTGGAAAGCAAGAAATGGATCTGTGATGGCGTCGACGATTGCGGTGATGGCAGCGATGAACGCAAGTGCG GTGTGAATTGCACTTTGGAACAAGGCAGCTTCCTGTGCCGTGATAACTCAAGCTGCCTAACCATCGATGCAGCCTGCAATGGCAAGGCGGATTGCGCGGACGGCAGCGATGAGTCGCCACTCTGCTCATCCACCAGCAACAATTGCAGCACGAAAACTTGCCCGCCAGCAGCGATTTGTAAAATGCTACCAGAACAAGGTGCTCAGTGCATTTGTCCCAAGGGTTATCGCATGTCAATGCTGGAGAACGCCTGTCGAGATATCGATGAATGTCTGGAGATCTATGGCTTGTGCTCGCAGGGTTGTCAGAATACGCGCGGCTCATATCGTTGCACCTGTGATGTAGGTTATGTGCTGAAGGCGGACAATCACACCTGTGAGGCTTACGGTGGCGATCCGTTACTGCTCTATACCACACAAATGGCCGTAATGGGTGTACATTTACGCGATAAATTAGTCTATGCGGTAGCCAAGAATTTGACCAAAGTGATCGGTGTATCGTTTGATGGGCAGAATATCTACTGGACGAATATACAGAATGAGGCAGAGAGTATTGTGAAGGCGAACGCCGATGGGACCAATCAAGATATTCTACTCACTGCCGGCTTGGATGCGCCAGAAGACTTAGCGGTCGATTGGCTGACAG ACAATATCTACTTCTCGGACAACACGATGCGTCACATAGCGGTCTGTACCAACGATGGACTCTATTGCGCGGCGCTAGTCACCGTCGATGTACATCAACCGCGCGGCATAGCGCTCTGGCCGCAACGTGGACAAATGTTCTGGACGGATTGGGGTCTGAAGCCGATGATAGCGCGCGCATCCATGGATGGCAGCAACTCACTGCCACTGGTCACCGAGAACATACACTGGCCCAACGGCATCGCCTTAGATATGCATAATAATCGTATCTACTGGGTGGATGCCAAGTTGGCGACCATAGAGAGTACGCGGTCCGATGGCACCGATCGACGTCGCATACTCGACAACATAATGAAACATCCTTATGGTTTAGCAGTCTTTGAAGACAACATCTATTGGTCGGATTGGGGTACGAAGAGCGTGCATAAGTGCAATAAATTTACGGGTAAGGGACATCAAGTGGTCACCAAGGATCGTACCATCTATGCGGTGCACATTTACCACAGCGCCAAACAGCCGAAGACCGATCATGCATGCATGCGTCTGCAATGCTCGCATCTGTGTTTGCTCGCTGAAAACGAAAGCGCAACGTGCGCCTGCCCCGATGGCATGCAGTTGGGCGCCGATCGTTCGCGTTGCGTGAAAATACACAGGAAACAACGTCTCTTCATTGGTGTGATGAATTCTTTGCTCGAGATGGAGCATACGAAGTTTGGACGCCACACTATACTGCAAACACATCAGCTACCGTTGTATATCAGCGAGATGGCCTACAATAATATCGATGAGAAGATCATTATCGCAGATAATGTGCATCGCACCATCTATCAGTTCGATTTGTTGACAAACGCCATATCAGTGCTGATAAAAGAGAACATCGGAAACATAACGTCCATTGATTTTG ATCACTTGTCGCACAATGTATACTGGGCCGATGCTGAACGTCATGTGGTGGAAGTCTACTCTCTGCAGACGCATCAACGCGCAATTGTTAGCTTCTTCGCCGGCATGCAAGTGCCAATAGCGTTGGCGGTGATACCAGAAGAGGG CGTCATGTTTGTCGCATTACGCACGCGTAGGTATGTACACATCGATCAACTGCCGCTGGACGGTCGCGGTCCACATACCCACGCTTTTGAGGATGAGCTCGGCGATGATGATTTCAGGTTTACCACAGATTCTGAAACGAAAAGGCTTTACTGGTCCGATAGTGAGTTGGGTCGCATCTCCTATACTGACTACCGCAGTCTGCATGACATCACATTTCGTACACTGCTCAAACGTCCCTACTCACTGGCTCTAGTCGAAGATGACCTCTTTTGGACAGAGTTACGTTCGTCGGCAATACATTGGACGTCCAAAAACAAAATGGGTACACTCAAGCGCATCGAAATCAAAGTAACTCAGCCGGCTTATACACATGTATTACCCACGCGTATACCGCTCTTGGCTAGTCGATCGGCATCTACGCTTGATCATCCCTGTCAGCATAATAATGGCGGGTGTTCGCATGTTTGTGTAACCGTTACAAAGTCTGTCAGCGCATGTCTATGTCCTGCGGGTTTGGTTTTCCGCGATATGACCAACACCAGCTGCATCGAGGCGCTGGACTGTGAATTCCGTTGTCATTCAGGCGAGTGCTTGACACAATCGCGACGTTGTAATGGACGCAAGGACTGTCCGGATGGTTCCGATGAGCTGGGCTGCGATGCAGGCAGTACTAAATATCGCAAAGTGGTTTGTTCCATTGGCGATTTCGCTTGTCACGATGGTACGCAGTGCATTAGTATGAAAAGCCGTTGTGACGGTTCTAAAAACTGCCGTGACGGTTCGGATGAAACGCATTGCGAGAAATTCG ATAAGGACAAACGTTGCCATGAACATCAGCATGCCTGCGATAACGGCAATTGTGTGGATCAGAGCGTTATGTGCGATGGCTTCGATGATTGCGGCGATCGTTCGGATGAGCTAAACTGCAAATCGAATCCCACACAAACAACTGGCGATCTACCAGGATGTCCGGCGAATATGTTCCAGTGCAACTCGGGCACTTGCATTGCGCAGAGCTGGGAATGCGATGGAAAACTGGATTGCACAGACGCGTCGGATGAGCACGAAAAATGCG GCATTAAGGAATGCCCAGCCGATATGCACAAATGTATGCTGGGTCAATGCATCGATCGACGTCTCGTTTGTGATGGACACAACGACTGCGGTGACTATTCGGATGAACTGAATTGCGACTTCGTCACTGGCAAACAGCGCAATCTAACCTGTGGCACACCGAACCATCCGATGTATCAGTGTCCCAGCGATATGAGCATTTGTCTAGAGTTAAGCAGTCGTTGCAATGGCACCGCCGAATGTCCACGCGGCGAGGACGAAGCAAAGTGTGGCGTAGTTTGTAGCATATACGAATTCCAATGCAAATCCAACGACGAATGTATACGTATGGAATTCCGTTGTGATCGCGATAAAGACTGCGCTGATGGCTCAGACGAAATGAACTGTGAACATTATAAAAATACTACCACCGGTTTTGGTACTATGATGAGCAAAATGAATGAACGTGCTTGTGGACCGAATATGTTCGACTGCCGAGATGGGCAATGTGTGGAAATGTCACGTGTTTGTAATGATTTCGAGGACTGCGATTCCGGCGCCGATGAAGGACCACTTTGCGATACCGCCTGCAGTGCTGTATCTAATCGGCCGATTTGTTCACACAAATGTCGTCCGACGCCGATGGGTGCAGTATGCTCCTGCTATCCCGGTTATCGCTTAGATACGGATCAGCGCACTTGCTTAGACATCAACGAGTGCGAAGATGGTGAGCCATGTGCGCAGCTATGTGAGAATACGCTCGGTTCATACCATTGCAAATGCTATCCGGACTTTATGTTGCGACCGGACAAGACCACTTGCAAATCCATCGAAAGTGAGTCATCACTCATGTTCTCTACGTATAACGAAGTCCGTAGCATGACGGAACAACCGATCACATTGCGCGTCGCTTGGGCGGTAAACGACTCGAAGATCGCCGGCTTCGATTTGAATGTGGACAAACGTGTGGCTTACTTCACCACCGATGTCGAGGACGTGTTATACAAAGTGGATATGGAGAAAGGTATGGTTATGGGTGGCTTATATGTGCCGACACCCACAAAAGTTGCGGTGGACTGGGTAACAG ATAATGTCTATGTCATCACGCGTTCGTCACAGTACGGCATTAAGGTGTGCTCATTCAGCGCCAAAATGTGCGGACTCATCGCGCAGGCCAATCCACGCGAAACCATACGCGCACTCACTGTTGACGCGCTCAGTCGTCGGCTCTTCTATGTGACTGTACGCGCACAAACCTTTAGCGCACCCACTTCGGTGCTCACGATGTCGCACTTAGATGGCAAGCAAATTGTTACGCTTTTGCTTAAAAGTGGTAGCTACATCACCGCCTTAGCTTGCGATCCCTACAAACGTCAGCTCTACTTCGTCGACATGCATACGAAGACCTTGCAGGCGTTGGACTACAAAACGGGCAGCAAACATATGCCACGCACCATCATTCAGAAGGGCAATGTCATCATGCATCCATCCGGTTTGACGGTCTATGAGAATCAGGCCTACATCGTGAACATCGGTTCGAAGGAGGCGGTGCATTGTCAACTCTTCGGTGTATATGACTGTAAAGCGTTCaatttgaatatactgaatgcTGAGGATGTTGTTGTCGATGGCGCTACACGTCAACCGCATGCCACAAATCCCTGCAACATGGCTAAATGTCATGGATTGTGTGTACAAGCCGATTATGGTTACGAGTGCATGTGTGGCGATAATATTGTGAGCGAACATGTACGCTGTGCAAAAGAGTACACGAATGAGATCGTATCCGGCGCCTTGCTCAACTGGAGTCCACACGACGAAGAGCACACATCGTCTGCGCATACCGCGGTTACAATCATTTTGGTGCTTTTACTATTGGCCATGCTGTGCGCTGGTTTTGG AATCCACTATCTGCATTCACCAGCGGCAGTGGAAAATCTACAGGCAGCGGGCAACAGCAAAGCGGCATCAGCAGCACAACCGCCTCTTTTGAGGGAGACTTCGGCACGGATGGAGGGCACGAGAAGCGGCAATATGTTCCGCCGATTTATCGATTTTTGCGCAAAAGCGGGAACAGTTCACCATCGGGTGCGGAGATACTTCTCGAAGCGGCAGCG CCAACCGCCGAAACAGAAGGGTTGGCGCCAGCTCAACGAACGCCCAGCGTCCAAATGGAGCGAGAACCTTTTTATGCCACCGCTGGCACGATCCGAGTTCAACATGGTGATGATGATGCCACAAAGGACCTTGTCCCCTAGATAA